TTGAAACTGAGCCACATCTTCTGAACTAGCCAGGTCAGTGTCAGATGTAAATAGCGTCCTGACAATTTCCTGAGTGACATCATATTGTCCTTCTGATTCCTTGCTAGAAGGATGGCCCAGTTCTGGTACCACATGATTTAACTTTTGATCAAGTGCTTTGCATTGCTCTGTACTATTATTTAATTGTAAGACATCAGGGGTTTCTAACAGTTTGCTTTCCAAGATGTTTACATCAGTCTTTGTAAACTTTTTTGGCCTAACCACCGGCACTTCTTCCAGTTTCTCAGAGACACCAGGTAAATTTATCAGAAGATCGGGCCTTCCTTCATCAGCACTACTTACATCATCAAAAGCAGCATCCTTAAAAGAAATTACCGGCACAGAGTCATTGGAACCCCGGCTTATTGTGTCCTGGGCTCTAAAGCCCACCTTTCTTTCCATTGTTTCAAGGCTCCTGTCATGATCAGGTGCagaaaaaaatggctttaaaGATTCTGATTTTAAGCTATACAATTTATCTCCAAAATCAAGCCCCAGAAGTTCACTGGTGCTGTCTTTACTGTCTATTCTGAAGAATTCCATAGGGCTGTGCTTGGATTTACTTAATGAGTCTGATATCCTAGTAGGACTAAGTACTTCCGGGTCAGCATCTTCAGTGAAAAACTTTAGCTCCCGAGAGGTGATCTGAGAGCTGAGGCTATCATTGCCAACTAAAGTATGTGCCTGTAAGCATCCTAACTCTTTGGTTTTAAGATCTTCTCCCTCTGGTTTCGGCACAGGTTCCTCATTTAAAGAGCCAGGATCAATTTTTTCTTGCCCATATTCATTGCATAATGTTAAATAACTAGTAGTGCATTCTTCTTCTGAACTTGACCCAGAATCTGTCCATTTGGGAGAACCTTCTTGGCCATCTTCCTGGTTACTACTCTCATCTTGAGAACTTGGTGTAAGGCTGCTCTTCAGAGGTATAACTCTCAGCATGTTCCCCCCATTGCTTCCTTTGGAGTCAACACTACTGCTGATTTCTGTAGGGCTAGGGGTTGGCAGCTGCAGGTGAATTTTAGTAGAACTTTTGAGTTCATGGATTTCAAAGCTTTCTTCAGGGCTTCTGTTTAAGAATTTACTGATGTAAGACCACAGTCTGCCTCCTacgaaggaagaaaaagaaaaatcacaatttAACTCAGAACTAAAACACTGTTTCATTATGAGATATAAAATACACAAGTCACCAGGGCAAATTACTTCCTTATGCCAATTAGAGGAGGTTAGAACTGCTATTTCAATAGAGAATAGCTAGAGGGACCCTGTCGACTTAAATTTATTAATACATTCATGTTAGTAGCAGCATCTTCGATTATTAAAATAGAAAGAATGTTTAAAATCCTACAGAATGGTCTCTAACCAAGTGGTTCCAGGATTACAACTGCTCTCCCATTTCAGGACATATCAAGAATCAGCGAAAATAAGGTTCCCTGCAACCATTCTGCATTTCCTGAGATGCTTCTGAATCGCAGCTCCAATCTTCTATGTGACAtcaggggagggaaaaaaggagggaTGGAATAAAGGAGGAATTATTACCAAGTTCTAGGTTTTCCCCTCTTCAATTTTGTGGGTATTAGTGCCCCTCTGCTCCCTATTAGTAGGATACAGATACAGATAtttcttttcttgctttttgaAGGTATCTTATTAGTCTATTAAATCAGGATTgtttctccccctgccctcccaagtTAAGATTTCTTCCCTAATACCTTGCTAtattatgcaattttttttttttgctggtggctggggggaggatttTAATCAATACACTTCAGTAACAGATATCAGAATCTATGGCTAAAGAGGAAGGAATAAGACAGAGCATCTGTCTCTGTCCCAACCCAAGCCTAGTTCTCTCATCTCTGAAAAGTTCAATAAAGTTACAGCACTAAATGTAACCACTGTATTGGCTGCAGTTAAACTTTGGAAATAATAAAATTGGATGGTTACTcttgaaaatcttgaaaattctaTTAATGCTTGTTATAAACAATTACAGATCATGGGTACAAAGCAGGAGGTTGCACAAAATTAAATTAGAAGATAGTAGAATAATAGAAGATTAgcattggaagagacctcaggaggtcacctagtccaacccactgcttaaagcaagaccaatcccaactaaatcatcccagccagggctttgttaagccaggccttaaaaagctctaaggttggagattccaccacctccctaggtaacccattccagtgcttcaccaccctcctagtgaaacagtttttcctaatatccagcctagacctcccgcactgcaacttgagactattgctccttgttctgtcatctgccaccactgagaacagcctagctccatcctctttggaaccccacttcaggtagttgaaggctgctatcaaatcccccccacactcttcttttctgcagactaaataagaccagttccctcagcctctcctcataagtcatgtgtcccagccccctagtcattttctttgccctctcctggactctctccaatttgttctaTTGTGCTTGCTTGGTCCTAAGAACTTGACCTCAAGCAGGAAGAGAGAGGTCCTAGAAAACtttcaaggaggaaaaaaatgcgAATTCAATAAGTTCCCTTTCAAAATAACAGAGTTTACTGAAATTCCTGAAAGTATGTGTGATTGAACAAGATCTTCAGTAGCTACAATGAAGCTAACTgtatcaaacaaaaaaaaatattaatagaaAATTCTAACAGTTTGGAAACTGATAGTAAGGAGGACAATCTGGATCTATTCACATACATGCTCTCAACCTACAAGTTGTAAACAGGTGTCAGGGTGTCACCACCTTGACATTCCCATATAATTAAATGTGACGGTCCCAGCTACATGGGCAGGAAAACATGGAGGGGGTCCTGATATAGAAAACACTGAGAATCAATCATTGTTTATATCATAATTTTAGATCCTGATTTTAAGATGTTCATGGTTATCACGAATACATGTCTGTATTTAAATGAGTCATATGGAATGTTATCTCATTTTATTGTATTACGTAAAAGTTTTAGAGTTGGTCAAATTTTGGGAGGGTTGCAAAAGTTTGATGCTTTGTCCACCATTTACCGCTCCCCCACACaaagaattcaaaacaaaaatgttttaaacaatttGTTAAAACATATAGTTTCAAATTTTCAGTTCTGAGTTCCCCACTgccaccatctctctctctctcactttagcagcagcagaggaaagTGGGGTTGGGGGACCACTCTCCCCTCTTTACCTGTCCCCGcacacttttttccccacaactGGAAAAAAAGACGGAGCAAAAGTGAATGTGGGATTTTTATTCCACAATTCtgaatgaaaatttcaaaaataatttatttttgttaggTTTTGTTgaaatcatatttttaaatgctaaaaATTTGGCAAAATAATTTTGACCAGCTCATTCATTTACATATAATGGAAATATTAAAGGTTTGCCTGTACCAATTAATAAAACTTCATTTGACAACACTCCCCTAACCCATCCATAAATATAGACCCTGGAACTTCTTGCACATGAGTGGACTGTCATGGAGCTCCCAGACGAGAGCAGCAGTCCACTGACACTTAAGAGGTGGCAGAATGTGGGCTTAGCTTTTATACACCATTGAGGTCGGAAGAAACCCCCTGTCTAAGAGATGTCGTTGGGGCATAGGAGCTGTACTATCAGGGAACCAGAGGTGGCATGGGGACCCTGGGCATCCATATGCAGCATTTTGCCCACTCCTCTGGCTACAGAATCCACAAGTGCCAAGCCAGTCCCCATTCTCATATCTTCCTGATTCCCTTCAGAAATATATCAAGGAAAATCAACAGTGGGATAAGAGAATTCTCAAGAAGTTTTTTATCCCCACATCCTCCTCCCTAGCTATTTCTGCTAGTAGGGTAACCCAGGGCATTATTGTTTCTTTATGTTTCACATACATTTGATCCTATCAACGTCAAAAAAGACTCTCAAGTCACTATGTAACGGTTTAAGAAGAGAATAGCGCATGCCGGTTTTAAAGGTTTTTATTTCTGGCTTTTTAACAGAGAATCCAATTCCCTTAGTCCTAGTAGGCATCTAAAGATGGTCAGTAGGTCAGCTTCCAATTATTATACTTAAGATCAATGAAAATAATCAAATTTACACTATTATTCTGACACTAGTGAAAACAGTTTAA
This genomic window from Eretmochelys imbricata isolate rEreImb1 chromosome 3, rEreImb1.hap1, whole genome shotgun sequence contains:
- the RPS6KC1 gene encoding ribosomal protein S6 kinase delta-1 isoform X3; the encoded protein is MKLPLAFIGEGSICSWKVFKVLLVMDTRTQQTFILKGLRKSSEYSRNRKTIIPRCVPNMVCLHKYIISEESVFLVLQHAEGGRLWSYISKFLNRSPEESFEIHELKSSTKIHLQLPTPSPTEISSSVDSKGSNGGNMLRVIPLKSSLTPSSQDESSNQEDGQEGSPKWTDSGSSSEEECTTSYLTLCNEYGQEKIDPGSLNEEPVPKPEGEDLKTKELGCLQAHTLVGNDSLSSQITSRELKFFTEDADPEVLSPTRISDSLSKSKHSPMEFFRIDSKDSTSELLGLDFGDKLYSLKSESLKPFFSAPDHDRSLETMERKVGFRAQDTISRGSNDSVPVISFKDAAFDDVSSADEGRPDLLINLPGVSEKLEEVPVVRPKKFTKTDVNILESKLLETPDVLQLNNSTEQCKALDQKLNHVVPELGHPSSKESEGQYDVTQEIVRTLFTSDTDLASSEDVAQFQGLGVISSSSLNATSTEENFLFISNPLSGAKEYSLDGGIVRNQAVLLFSDQTEDFGKEKTNPAVLPKAESKESAVEGKSEIALEGEKEIHQIFQDLDKRLALTSRFYIPEGCIQRWAAEMVVALDALHREGIVCRDLNPNNILLNDRGHIQLTYFSRWSEVEDSCDNDAMERMYCAPEVGAILEETEACDWWSLGAILFELLTGKTLAECHPAGINTHASLNMPDHVSKEARSLIQQLLQFNPVERLGAGVAGVEDIKSHPFFAPVDWANLLR